A genomic stretch from Antarcticibacterium flavum includes:
- a CDS encoding HesB/IscA family protein, which yields MIKVSEDAKRRIALLMTEEGYDAGNDFVRVGVKSGGCSGLSYELKFDKSQGETDKLFEDNEVKIVVDKKSVLYLAGTILEYSGGLNGKGFVFNNPNAQRTCGCGESFSL from the coding sequence ATGATAAAGGTTAGCGAAGACGCAAAAAGAAGGATCGCATTATTGATGACCGAAGAGGGTTACGACGCCGGCAATGACTTTGTACGTGTTGGGGTTAAGAGTGGTGGATGCTCTGGATTATCATATGAACTTAAGTTTGACAAATCCCAGGGAGAGACAGATAAATTATTTGAAGACAACGAAGTAAAGATCGTGGTTGACAAAAAGAGTGTTCTTTACCTGGCGGGAACCATCCTGGAATATTCCGGAGGTTTAAATGGCAAAGGGTTTGTGTTTAATAATCCAAATGCACAAAGAACTTGTGGGTGCGGTGAAAGTTTTTCACTGTAA
- the thiL gene encoding thiamine-phosphate kinase produces MIEDSHNSRTNLSELGEFGLIDLLTKNLAVKLPSTIKGIGDDAAVMDFKDQKTIISTDLLVEGVHFDLAYMPLKHLGYKAVMVNLSDIYAMNATATQVTVSLAVSNRFPVEALEELYSGIELASKIYNVDVVGGDTTSSTKGLLISVTAIGKASLEEIVYRNGAKPNDLLVVTGDLGAAYMGLQILEREKEVFKVNPNSQPDLDAYTYLIERQLKPEARKDVPPMLKELGVLPTSMIDISDGLSSEIIHLCKNSKTGVNLFEEKIPLDPAVISACEEFEIDSTTIALSGGEDYELLFTVSQTDFDKIKGNPHFSIIGHMTEEREGMHLVTRANAKIPLIAKGWNAMEREED; encoded by the coding sequence ATGATAGAAGATAGTCACAATAGCAGGACAAACCTTTCAGAATTAGGAGAATTTGGTTTAATAGATCTACTTACCAAAAACCTGGCTGTGAAATTGCCATCCACAATAAAAGGGATTGGAGACGATGCCGCAGTTATGGATTTTAAAGATCAAAAAACTATTATTTCTACAGATCTTCTTGTTGAAGGGGTTCATTTTGACCTTGCATATATGCCTTTGAAGCATTTAGGTTACAAGGCAGTAATGGTGAATTTGAGTGATATCTATGCAATGAATGCGACTGCCACCCAGGTGACCGTCTCACTTGCAGTCTCCAATAGGTTCCCTGTGGAAGCGCTGGAGGAGCTCTATTCGGGAATAGAACTGGCATCAAAAATATATAATGTTGATGTGGTGGGAGGTGACACCACCTCCTCCACGAAAGGTTTGCTTATAAGTGTAACAGCTATTGGAAAGGCGTCTTTAGAGGAGATAGTTTACAGGAATGGGGCAAAACCCAATGACCTCCTGGTGGTGACAGGTGATCTGGGAGCAGCTTATATGGGGTTACAAATCCTGGAACGTGAAAAGGAAGTATTCAAAGTGAATCCTAATTCCCAGCCAGACCTTGATGCTTACACCTACCTTATTGAGAGGCAGCTTAAACCTGAGGCAAGAAAGGATGTTCCACCCATGTTAAAGGAGCTGGGCGTTTTACCTACTTCCATGATAGATATAAGCGATGGCCTTTCTTCTGAAATTATTCACCTTTGCAAGAACTCCAAAACAGGGGTGAATCTCTTTGAAGAAAAGATCCCACTGGATCCTGCCGTGATATCGGCCTGTGAGGAATTTGAGATTGACAGCACCACTATTGCTCTAAGCGGTGGTGAAGATTATGAATTACTTTTCACTGTCTCCCAGACAGATTTTGACAAGATCAAAGGGAATCCTCATTTTTCCATTATTGGGCATATGACAGAGGAAAGGGAAGGAATGCACCTTGTTACCAGGGCAAATGCCAAAATCCCTTTAATAGCAAAGGGTTGGAATGCAATGGAAAGAGAGGAGGATTAA
- a CDS encoding alpha/beta fold hydrolase, with amino-acid sequence MAVKRQVVCIDLPGHGKSGNLGSIHTMEEMALVVKAVLDKLNLNRITLAGHSLGGYVCLSYLDQFATMVNTLLLLNSTPEADTPERIENRNRGIEMIQKNKSAFVRMAISNLVSPKEQYKHKKELDKLKKEAVRFPTSGIVATIEGMKIRTDKTDVLKEFNRRKILVAGKDDSLMPWKRVKSIGEATNTEIILVNTGHLSYLEQPSEIEELLHFID; translated from the coding sequence CTGGCTGTAAAAAGGCAGGTGGTTTGTATTGATCTCCCTGGCCATGGTAAATCTGGAAATTTAGGAAGCATTCACACCATGGAAGAAATGGCCCTGGTGGTCAAGGCAGTTTTGGATAAATTAAATTTGAACCGGATTACTTTGGCAGGGCATTCCCTGGGCGGTTATGTATGCCTGTCTTATTTGGATCAATTTGCTACTATGGTAAATACATTACTGTTGCTCAACTCCACACCAGAAGCCGATACCCCTGAAAGGATCGAGAACCGGAACCGGGGAATTGAAATGATCCAAAAAAACAAAAGCGCCTTTGTAAGAATGGCAATCTCCAATTTGGTATCCCCAAAAGAGCAGTATAAACATAAGAAAGAACTGGATAAATTAAAAAAAGAAGCAGTGCGTTTTCCTACTTCAGGTATAGTTGCTACAATTGAAGGTATGAAAATTCGCACAGACAAAACAGATGTGTTAAAGGAATTTAACAGAAGAAAAATTTTGGTTGCAGGGAAAGATGATTCACTAATGCCCTGGAAAAGAGTTAAATCGATTGGTGAAGCGACAAACACTGAGATTATTCTGGTGAATACCGGTCATCTTTCTTACCTGGAACAGCCGTCAGAAATCGAAGAACTACTGCATTTCATCGATTAA
- the brnQ gene encoding branched-chain amino acid transport system II carrier protein, producing the protein MKFNKETLILGFALFALFFGAGNLILPPALGFFAGSQWYLVAIGFILSAVGLPLLGIVAHARLQGSILDFGNRVSPVFSLIFSILIYLISISLPAPRTAAVTHEIAVEPFFEVGGLFTSIIYFTLVLFFVIKRSQVINNIGKYLTPTILVLLLVVIVKSLFPGYSQMKEPETTFPVLSGFFEGYQTFDAIAALVVGGVILISVKLKRTVEPRELQVTVTTAAVLAGLALLIVYSGLIYTGARVNGEFSQDISRVQLLSGISILNLGNFGGVALALLVTLACFTTAVGIVTGTADFMATTIKKPGTYPFTVVVACVLGVIMGAFSVNQIIDIALPVLMVIYPLTIILILLNVLPERYRSRRVMRSVVLVTVILSLPDVLKIYFTEEQLQSLLQWVPLSSYNLGWVLPAIITFTVVNLLEYYWENKTLPQK; encoded by the coding sequence ATGAAATTTAATAAGGAAACCCTCATTTTGGGTTTTGCGCTTTTTGCCCTGTTCTTTGGGGCGGGAAATCTTATACTGCCACCAGCCCTTGGTTTCTTCGCAGGTTCGCAATGGTACCTGGTTGCAATTGGATTCATTCTCTCTGCAGTTGGACTTCCCCTTCTGGGAATTGTTGCTCATGCCCGTTTGCAGGGGAGCATCCTTGATTTTGGAAATAGAGTTTCCCCTGTCTTCAGTTTGATCTTTAGTATATTGATTTACCTTATAAGTATTTCCCTTCCCGCTCCAAGGACGGCAGCGGTAACTCACGAAATTGCTGTTGAACCATTTTTTGAAGTTGGCGGACTTTTTACCAGTATAATCTATTTCACGCTGGTTCTTTTTTTTGTGATAAAACGCTCCCAGGTCATCAATAATATTGGTAAATATCTTACTCCCACAATTTTGGTCCTTTTGCTGGTTGTGATCGTTAAAAGTCTCTTCCCGGGTTATTCCCAAATGAAAGAGCCGGAAACAACATTTCCGGTCCTGTCCGGCTTTTTTGAAGGGTATCAAACATTTGATGCGATTGCGGCCCTTGTAGTTGGGGGAGTGATCTTAATCTCTGTCAAGCTTAAGCGCACGGTAGAGCCACGTGAGCTGCAAGTAACGGTCACAACTGCTGCTGTTCTTGCGGGACTTGCTCTTTTGATAGTTTACAGCGGCCTTATTTATACCGGCGCAAGGGTCAATGGCGAATTCTCGCAGGATATCTCCCGCGTTCAATTATTGTCCGGGATCAGCATTCTTAATTTGGGAAATTTTGGAGGCGTTGCCCTTGCTTTGCTTGTCACACTGGCCTGTTTCACAACTGCTGTAGGCATTGTGACAGGTACTGCCGATTTTATGGCGACAACGATTAAAAAACCGGGTACCTATCCCTTCACTGTGGTGGTAGCATGTGTATTAGGGGTTATAATGGGTGCCTTTTCTGTCAACCAGATCATCGACATCGCCCTGCCGGTTCTTATGGTTATCTATCCTCTTACTATCATTCTTATTCTATTAAACGTCCTGCCGGAAAGATACAGGAGCAGGAGGGTTATGAGAAGTGTGGTCCTGGTGACCGTTATACTTAGCCTGCCCGATGTCTTAAAGATCTATTTCACTGAAGAGCAATTACAAAGCCTGCTGCAGTGGGTGCCGCTCTCCTCCTACAACCTGGGCTGGGTTCTCCCGGCGATCATAACATTTACTGTAGTCAACCTGCTGGAATATTATTGGGAAAATAAAACACTGCCCCAAAAATAA
- a CDS encoding aminopeptidase P family protein: MKYDPIDKKLFIKNRKNFMEAMKPNSLAVFNSNDIYPISADSTMPFQQARDIFYLSGVDQDKSILVLFPDAPMEKHREILFLTKTNDHIAVWEGAKLDKEQAYETSGIKTVYWLKDFEKVFFEVMTQCETVYFNTNEHYRANVETQTREDRFIEWCKQKYPAHQVAKSNPILQRLRSVKDKIELDLMQQACDITEKAFRRTLGFVKPGVWEYEIEAEYMHEMLRNRSKGFAYTPIIASGNSANVLHYVENNRQCKAGDLILLDTGAEYANYSSDLSRTIPVSGKYSKRQKEVYNAVNRVKNEATKLLVPGTIWAEYHVEVGKIMTSELLGLGLLDKADVKNENPDWPAYKKYFMHGTSHHIGLDTHDYGILTEPMQENQVFTVEPGIYIPAEGFGIRLEDDVVIQKKGEPFNLMRNIPIEAEEIEELMNA, from the coding sequence ATGAAATACGATCCAATAGACAAAAAACTCTTTATTAAAAACCGCAAAAATTTCATGGAAGCCATGAAACCAAACAGCCTTGCGGTCTTCAATTCCAATGATATATATCCCATAAGTGCAGACAGCACAATGCCATTTCAGCAAGCACGGGATATTTTTTATCTAAGTGGAGTAGATCAGGATAAAAGTATCCTTGTTCTCTTTCCGGATGCCCCCATGGAAAAACACAGGGAAATCCTTTTCCTTACTAAAACCAACGACCATATTGCGGTTTGGGAAGGAGCAAAGCTTGACAAAGAGCAGGCTTATGAAACAAGTGGGATCAAAACAGTATACTGGCTCAAGGATTTTGAAAAAGTCTTCTTTGAGGTCATGACCCAGTGTGAAACGGTATATTTTAATACCAATGAGCACTACCGGGCCAATGTAGAGACGCAAACCAGGGAAGACCGGTTTATAGAGTGGTGTAAACAGAAATATCCGGCACACCAGGTGGCAAAGAGCAATCCAATCCTGCAGCGACTGCGCTCTGTAAAAGATAAGATAGAGCTGGACCTAATGCAACAAGCCTGTGACATTACAGAAAAAGCTTTTAGAAGGACCCTTGGTTTTGTAAAACCGGGTGTTTGGGAATACGAGATTGAGGCAGAGTATATGCACGAAATGCTAAGGAACCGCTCAAAAGGTTTTGCCTACACCCCCATTATCGCAAGTGGTAACAGTGCTAATGTGCTACATTATGTAGAGAATAACCGCCAGTGCAAGGCAGGGGATTTGATCCTGCTGGATACCGGGGCAGAATATGCAAATTATTCCAGCGATCTTTCCCGTACTATCCCCGTCTCGGGTAAATACAGTAAGAGACAGAAGGAAGTTTATAACGCTGTGAACCGGGTGAAGAATGAGGCCACAAAATTATTGGTTCCCGGCACCATATGGGCAGAATATCATGTGGAGGTAGGAAAAATCATGACCTCTGAACTTCTTGGACTTGGTTTACTGGATAAAGCCGATGTTAAGAATGAGAATCCGGACTGGCCTGCATATAAAAAATATTTTATGCACGGGACCTCCCACCACATAGGGCTTGACACCCATGATTACGGAATTCTTACAGAACCAATGCAAGAGAACCAGGTGTTCACTGTGGAACCCGGCATCTATATTCCTGCGGAAGGTTTTGGGATTCGCCTGGAGGATGACGTGGTAATCCAGAAAAAAGGGGAACCATTCAATCTTATGCGCAATATTCCTATTGAAGCTGAAGAGATCGAGGAACTCATGAACGCCTAG
- a CDS encoding chaperone modulator CbpM codes for MNFEELISTEELCTRYRVEHTFIRYLGDSGLIEVIQVEQKEYVHCDNLGDFEKLHRLHYDLEINLEGIEAIHHLLRQVEKLQKKNRKLRNRLRLYEGD; via the coding sequence ATGAATTTTGAAGAATTGATATCTACAGAAGAGTTATGCACCCGTTACAGGGTAGAGCACACCTTTATTAGATACCTGGGTGACAGCGGTCTCATTGAGGTGATACAGGTGGAACAAAAGGAATATGTGCATTGCGACAACCTGGGAGATTTTGAAAAATTACACAGACTGCATTATGACCTGGAAATTAATCTGGAAGGTATTGAGGCTATACATCATTTATTAAGACAGGTTGAGAAATTGCAAAAAAAGAACAGAAAATTGCGCAACCGCCTCAGGCTATATGAAGGCGACTAG
- a CDS encoding DnaJ C-terminal domain-containing protein produces MDFIDYYKVLELDKSASQADIKKAYRKLARKYHPDLNPNDKTAQARFQQINEAHEVLNDPEKRKKYDQYGKDWQHAEQYEQARQQQQQEGGFAGSYSGGFGEGFGGPGGGYTYSGNFDDDTFSDFFEQMFGGGARSRGTGRSPQYKGQDFNAELQLNLKDVYTSQKHTLTVNGKNIRLTIPAGVENGQTIKIKGHGGPGIQGGPKGDLYITFKIINNTPFKREKENLYKTVDVDFYTALLGGEITIDTFTGKVKLNIKPETQPGTQVKLKGKGFPKYKKEGQFGDLYITYNVIMPKKLTNREKELFKELQKLRS; encoded by the coding sequence ATGGATTTTATAGATTATTACAAAGTACTTGAACTGGACAAATCTGCCTCCCAGGCAGATATAAAGAAGGCTTACAGAAAACTGGCCCGAAAATATCACCCGGACCTTAACCCTAATGATAAAACTGCCCAGGCAAGGTTCCAACAAATAAATGAAGCACACGAAGTATTAAATGATCCTGAAAAAAGGAAAAAATACGACCAGTACGGGAAAGACTGGCAGCATGCCGAGCAGTATGAACAGGCAAGACAACAACAGCAACAAGAAGGTGGTTTTGCAGGTAGCTATTCCGGCGGTTTTGGAGAAGGCTTTGGTGGACCGGGAGGAGGATATACTTATTCGGGTAATTTTGATGACGACACTTTTTCCGACTTTTTCGAACAAATGTTTGGCGGGGGAGCCAGGTCACGGGGAACAGGAAGAAGCCCCCAATATAAAGGCCAGGATTTTAATGCAGAACTTCAGCTAAATCTTAAGGATGTTTATACAAGTCAAAAACACACCCTTACCGTCAACGGTAAAAATATTCGCCTTACCATTCCCGCAGGTGTTGAAAATGGTCAAACCATAAAAATTAAAGGACACGGTGGACCTGGAATACAGGGAGGACCTAAGGGAGATCTTTATATAACTTTCAAAATAATAAACAACACCCCTTTTAAAAGGGAAAAAGAAAACCTTTACAAAACGGTTGATGTAGATTTTTACACTGCACTCCTGGGAGGAGAGATTACAATAGACACCTTTACTGGCAAGGTGAAGCTCAACATTAAACCTGAGACACAACCCGGCACACAAGTAAAACTAAAAGGCAAAGGGTTCCCAAAATATAAAAAAGAAGGCCAGTTTGGAGATCTATACATAACCTATAATGTAATAATGCCAAAGAAGCTTACTAATAGAGAAAAAGAACTTTTTAAAGAATTACAAAAACTGCGCTCATGA
- a CDS encoding succinate dehydrogenase cytochrome b subunit: MAKSALLKSSLAKKYWMAFTGLFLCIFLVGHLLGNLQLLLPVSEAARDQFNEYGLFMTTNPLVMILSYITYFSILFHAIDGVILTINNNKARPKGYVSYKPSTNSTWSSRNMGLLGTVIFAFIVLHMNAFWAKMKFGGLDNTIYTTESGAQVKDLYSLTIGTFQDPDYGLIFVIIYLVAMIAIAFHLIHGFSSGFQSLGVNHPKYNGFIRKLGYAFAILIPLAFAIIPFYVHFVLDNINTI, from the coding sequence ATGGCAAAATCTGCGCTATTAAAGTCATCTTTAGCAAAAAAATACTGGATGGCTTTCACGGGCCTCTTCCTTTGCATATTTTTAGTTGGACATCTTTTAGGAAATTTACAGCTACTCCTTCCTGTAAGTGAAGCGGCAAGGGATCAATTCAATGAATACGGTCTTTTTATGACCACGAATCCTTTGGTGATGATCCTGTCATATATTACCTATTTCAGTATCCTCTTCCACGCTATAGACGGGGTTATCCTTACCATAAATAATAATAAGGCAAGGCCTAAGGGGTATGTGAGCTATAAGCCTTCTACAAATTCTACCTGGTCCTCCAGGAATATGGGATTGCTTGGAACGGTGATCTTTGCATTCATTGTTTTACATATGAACGCATTTTGGGCCAAAATGAAGTTTGGGGGGCTTGACAATACAATTTATACAACAGAAAGCGGGGCGCAGGTAAAAGACCTTTATAGCCTTACTATAGGTACCTTCCAGGATCCCGATTATGGTTTGATCTTCGTGATCATTTACCTGGTAGCCATGATCGCCATCGCCTTTCACCTTATTCATGGATTCTCCAGTGGCTTCCAGTCATTGGGTGTAAACCATCCAAAATATAATGGTTTCATTAGAAAACTTGGATATGCTTTTGCCATACTTATACCCTTGGCTTTCGCTATTATTCCTTTCTACGTCCACTTTGTTTTGGATAATATAAATACAATTTAA